One part of the Lotus japonicus ecotype B-129 chromosome 2, LjGifu_v1.2 genome encodes these proteins:
- the LOC130741136 gene encoding homeobox protein HD1, producing MQEPNLGMMGGGFTGDVSASGDHHHRQLKAEIATHPLYEQLLAAHVACLRVATPIDQLPLIDAQLSQSHHLLRSIVSQHTHSLPPHDRQELDNFLAQYLIVLCTFKDQLQQHVRVHAVEAVMACRDIENTLQALTGVSLGEGTGATMSDDEDDLQMDFSLDQSSTEGHDMMGFGPLLPTESERSLMERVRQELKIELKQGFKSRIEDVREEILRKRRAGKLPGDTTTVLKNWWQQHAKWPYPTEDDKAKLVEETGLQLKQINNWFINQRKRNWHSNSQSVTSLKSKRKRM from the exons ATGCAAGAACCCAACCTCGGAATGATGGGCGGTGGTTTCACCGGTGATGTTTCAGCTTCCGgcgaccaccaccaccgccaactCAAGGCTGAAATCGCCACTCACCCTCTCTACGAACAGCTTCTCGCAGCACACGTCGCGTGTCTCCGAGTCGCCACTCCGATCGACCAGCTTCCACTAATTGATGCGCAGTTATCTCAATCTCACCATCTTCTCCGCTCGATTGTCTCTCAACACACTCACTCTCTTCCTCCGCATGATCGCCAAGAACTTGATAACTTCCTG GCACAGTATTTGATTGTTCTGTGTACCTTCAAAGATCAGCTTCAGCAGCATGTCAGAGTTCATGCCGTCGAGGCTGTCATGGCTTGCCGTGATATTGAAAACACCTTGCAGGCTCTCACAG GAGTCAGTTTGGGAGAAGGAACTGGTGCCACAATgtcagatgatgaagatgatttgcagatggatttttctttagatcAATCTAGCACTGAAGGGCATGACATGATGGGATTTGGTCCCTTACTTCCTACAGAATCTGAAAGGTCACTGATGGAAAGAGTTCGTCAGGAACTAAAGATTGAGCTGAAACAG GGTTTTAAATCCAGAATTGAAGATGTAAGGGAGGAAATATTAAGGAAAAGAAGAGCTGGGAAATTACCTGGTGACACAACTACAGTTTTAAAGAACTGGTGGCAGCAACATGCAAAGTGGCCTTACCCAACA GAAGATGACAAGGCAAAACTTGTGGAGGAGACGGGTTTGCAGCTGAAGCAGATTAATAATTGGTTCATCAACCAAAGGAAACGCAACTGGCACA